From a region of the Pseudoxanthomonas sp. X-1 genome:
- the lptE gene encoding LPS assembly lipoprotein LptE: MLRLLALSLLVSVLSACGFHLRSKIALPADLGPVKVSATDQYSPLARDLSVGLKAAGAIPADDPKAKVATLDIMSERWGDRPIALDEQGRAQEYSLRYAVVFRFLRADGSELVPQQVVELSRDYVAEATNLTGATSEREILADELRRDMSASILRRIDSVVRGVGRPGGATVQSPVPPPAP; encoded by the coding sequence ATGCTGCGCCTGCTGGCCCTGTCCCTGCTCGTCTCCGTGCTGAGCGCCTGTGGTTTCCACCTGCGCAGCAAGATCGCGCTGCCCGCCGACCTGGGCCCGGTGAAGGTCTCGGCCACCGACCAGTACAGCCCGCTGGCGCGCGACCTGTCGGTGGGCCTGAAGGCCGCCGGCGCCATCCCGGCCGACGATCCCAAGGCCAAGGTCGCCACCCTGGACATCATGTCCGAGCGCTGGGGCGACCGCCCGATCGCGCTGGACGAGCAGGGCCGCGCGCAGGAATACAGCCTGCGCTACGCGGTGGTGTTCCGCTTCCTGCGCGCCGACGGCAGCGAGCTGGTGCCGCAGCAGGTGGTCGAGCTCTCGCGCGACTACGTGGCCGAGGCGACCAACCTGACCGGCGCCACCTCCGAGCGCGAGATCCTCGCCGACGAACTGCGCCGCGACATGTCGGCCTCGATCCTGCGCCGCATCGACAGCGTGGTGCGCGGCGTCGGCCGTCCGGGCGGCGCCACGGTGCAGTCGCCGGTCCCGCCGCCCGCGCCCTGA
- the leuS gene encoding leucine--tRNA ligase — MSAVPETHAYDPKQVETSAQQFWNATRAFEVNETSDKPKYYCLSMLPYPSGALHMGHVRNYTISDVISRYKRMTGHNVLQPMGWDAFGLPAENAAIKNKTAPAKWTYANIAHMREQLKSLGYAIDWTREFATCAPDYYVHEQRMFTRLLRKGLAYRKASVVNWDPVDQTVLANEQVIDGRGWRSGALVEKREIPQWFLRITDYAQELLDGLDTLDGWPESVKTMQRNWIGRSEGLEIQFNVEGGHEPLTVFTTRPDTLMGVTFVSIAGEHPLALKAAADNPELAVFLEQLKLGGVSEAELETQEKRGMDTGLKAIHPITGQAVPVWVANFVLMGYGTGAVMAVPGHDQRDFEFATKYGLPIVQVIELKEPRNEAEASYDPTEWRDWYSDKTREFQLINSAEFDGLDFRGAFEALAERFERKGQGQRRINYRLRDWGVSRQRYWGCPIPVIHCPRCGAVPVPDDQLPVLLPENVTLDGVKSPLKADPEWRKTTCPDCGGAAERETDTFDTFMESSWYVARYTSPGAATMVDKRANYWMPADMYVGGIEHAILHLMYFRFYHKLMRDARMVDSDEPATNLLTQGMVIAETYYRENADGSKDWINPALVDVQRDERGRIVGATLSADGLPVQIGGVEKMSKSKNNGVDPQAMVDRFGADTVRLFSMFAAPPEQSLEWNEAGVEGMSRFLRRLWTQVQRHADAGAAPALEVAALGAEQKALRRKTHETIAKVGDDYGKRHGFNTAIAAVMELSNALSRFDDASDQGRAVRQEALEAAVLLLNPITPHSSHALWQLLGHGETLLEDIAFPQADAAAMVRDSVTLAVQVNGKLRGTIEVAADAPRDQIEALAKAEPNTAKFLEGVTLRKVIVVPGKIVNLVVG, encoded by the coding sequence ATGTCCGCCGTTCCCGAAACCCACGCCTACGACCCCAAGCAGGTCGAAACCTCCGCGCAACAGTTCTGGAATGCGACCAGGGCGTTCGAGGTCAACGAGACGTCCGACAAGCCCAAGTACTACTGCCTGTCCATGCTGCCGTATCCGTCCGGCGCGCTGCACATGGGCCACGTGCGCAACTACACCATCTCCGACGTCATCAGCCGCTACAAGCGCATGACCGGGCACAACGTGCTGCAGCCGATGGGCTGGGACGCGTTCGGCCTGCCGGCCGAGAACGCCGCGATCAAGAACAAGACGGCGCCGGCCAAGTGGACCTACGCCAACATCGCGCACATGCGCGAGCAGCTCAAGTCGCTGGGCTATGCCATCGACTGGACGCGCGAGTTCGCCACCTGCGCGCCGGACTACTACGTGCACGAGCAGCGCATGTTCACCCGCCTGCTGCGCAAGGGCCTGGCCTATCGCAAGGCCTCGGTGGTGAACTGGGATCCGGTGGACCAGACCGTGCTGGCCAACGAGCAGGTCATCGACGGCCGCGGCTGGCGCTCCGGCGCGCTGGTGGAGAAGCGCGAGATCCCGCAGTGGTTCCTGCGCATCACCGACTACGCCCAGGAGCTGCTGGACGGCCTGGACACGCTGGACGGCTGGCCCGAGTCGGTCAAGACGATGCAGCGCAACTGGATCGGGCGCTCGGAAGGCCTGGAGATCCAGTTCAACGTCGAGGGCGGCCATGAGCCGCTGACGGTGTTCACCACGCGACCGGACACGCTGATGGGCGTGACCTTCGTGTCCATCGCCGGCGAGCATCCGCTGGCGCTCAAGGCCGCGGCCGACAACCCCGAGCTGGCCGTGTTCCTGGAACAGCTCAAGCTGGGCGGCGTGTCCGAGGCCGAGCTGGAGACGCAGGAAAAGCGCGGCATGGACACCGGCCTGAAGGCGATCCATCCGATCACCGGCCAGGCCGTGCCGGTGTGGGTGGCCAACTTCGTGCTGATGGGCTACGGCACGGGCGCGGTGATGGCCGTGCCCGGCCACGACCAGCGCGATTTCGAGTTCGCCACCAAGTACGGCCTGCCGATCGTGCAGGTGATCGAGCTGAAGGAGCCGCGCAACGAGGCCGAGGCCAGCTACGACCCCACCGAATGGCGCGACTGGTACTCGGACAAGACCCGCGAGTTCCAGCTGATCAACTCGGCCGAGTTCGACGGCCTGGATTTCCGCGGCGCGTTCGAGGCGCTGGCCGAGCGCTTCGAGCGCAAGGGCCAGGGCCAGCGCCGGATCAACTACCGCCTGCGCGACTGGGGCGTGAGCCGCCAGCGCTACTGGGGCTGCCCGATCCCGGTGATCCACTGCCCGCGCTGCGGCGCGGTGCCCGTGCCCGACGACCAGCTGCCGGTGCTGCTGCCGGAGAACGTGACCCTGGATGGCGTGAAATCGCCGCTGAAGGCCGACCCGGAATGGCGCAAGACCACCTGCCCGGACTGCGGCGGGGCGGCCGAGCGCGAGACCGATACCTTCGACACCTTCATGGAGTCCAGCTGGTACGTGGCCCGCTACACCAGCCCGGGCGCGGCCACGATGGTGGACAAGCGCGCCAACTACTGGATGCCGGCGGACATGTACGTCGGCGGCATCGAGCACGCGATCCTGCACCTGATGTACTTCCGCTTCTATCACAAGCTCATGCGCGACGCGCGCATGGTGGACAGCGATGAGCCGGCGACCAACCTGCTGACCCAGGGCATGGTGATCGCCGAGACCTACTACCGCGAGAACGCCGACGGCTCGAAGGACTGGATCAACCCGGCCCTGGTGGACGTGCAGCGCGACGAGCGCGGCCGCATCGTCGGCGCCACCCTGAGCGCCGACGGCCTGCCGGTGCAGATCGGCGGCGTGGAGAAGATGTCCAAGTCGAAGAACAACGGCGTGGACCCGCAGGCGATGGTGGACCGGTTCGGCGCCGACACGGTGCGCCTGTTCTCCATGTTCGCCGCCCCGCCCGAGCAGTCGCTGGAATGGAACGAGGCCGGCGTGGAAGGCATGTCGCGCTTCCTGCGCCGCCTGTGGACCCAGGTGCAGCGCCATGCCGACGCCGGCGCGGCGCCGGCGCTGGAGGTGGCCGCGCTGGGCGCCGAGCAGAAGGCGCTGCGCCGCAAGACCCACGAGACCATCGCCAAGGTCGGCGACGACTACGGCAAGCGCCACGGCTTCAACACCGCCATCGCCGCGGTGATGGAGCTGTCCAACGCCCTGTCCAGGTTCGACGATGCCAGCGACCAGGGCCGCGCCGTGCGCCAGGAGGCGCTGGAGGCCGCAGTGCTGCTGCTCAACCCGATCACCCCGCACTCCAGCCATGCGCTGTGGCAGCTGCTGGGCCATGGCGAGACCCTGCTGGAGGACATCGCCTTCCCGCAGGCCGATGCGGCGGCCATGGTGCGCGATTCGGTGACCCTGGCCGTGCAGGTCAACGGCAAGCTGCGCGGCACCATCGAGGTGGCCGCCGATGCGCCGCGCGACCAGATCGAGGCGCTGGCCAAGGCCGAGCCCAACACCGCCAAGTTCCTAGAGGGCGTCACCCTGCGCAAGGTGATCGTCGTGCCGGGCAAGATCGTCAACCTGGTGGTGGGATGA